In the Pseudolabrys taiwanensis genome, one interval contains:
- a CDS encoding AMP-binding protein produces MILGDGASVDTDLDTLDGLFRRAGVRRPDVLALCDAPNRADRAPRRLTFAEADRAISGVAARLRGLGLMNDSIVAIQLGNTVESIIALLGVLRAGMIAVPLPVLWRQQEMVNALLPLGPKAVITTGRIGAYAHVEIAMHVAAELFPVRHVCSFGSDLPDGVVPLDDVFESAPGELVDASRIEHPAAHVAVITFEVGSQGYAALARNHAELIAGGLAVFLESGLPSDVALLSTIPASTFGGLCATLMPWLLSGGTLHLHHGFDEEAFAAQCAAVDGGALVVPGPVLTPLAETGELEGFWHVLSLWRTPERMATATPWEGAAAVTDIACFGDIAVCAGRRGDDGMPAAIPLGVVHAPRGAGRGPTVLETMRTKAGTLAVRGTMVPKAAFPPGIEGSGSAFFAPEEDGFVRTGFICRPTEDGESVVITGTADGLASVGGYSFRAAEIEARVVKVDAQATLTTVPDALLGQRLAGHGRDRTSAFLQALGFNPLVSGAFRRRKTADAA; encoded by the coding sequence ATGATCCTGGGCGACGGCGCTTCGGTCGATACCGATCTCGACACGCTCGACGGTCTTTTCCGCCGCGCGGGCGTGCGCCGGCCGGACGTTCTGGCGCTGTGCGATGCGCCGAACCGCGCCGACCGTGCGCCGCGCCGGCTGACCTTTGCCGAAGCCGACCGTGCGATCTCTGGCGTAGCGGCGCGCCTGCGCGGCCTCGGGCTGATGAACGACTCCATCGTCGCCATCCAACTCGGCAACACGGTCGAAAGCATCATCGCGCTGCTCGGCGTGCTGCGCGCCGGGATGATCGCGGTGCCGCTGCCGGTGCTGTGGCGTCAGCAGGAGATGGTGAACGCGCTGCTGCCGCTCGGTCCCAAGGCGGTCATCACCACCGGCCGCATTGGCGCCTATGCGCATGTCGAGATCGCCATGCACGTTGCGGCCGAGCTGTTTCCGGTGCGCCATGTCTGCTCGTTCGGCAGCGATCTGCCTGACGGCGTGGTGCCGCTCGACGATGTGTTCGAGTCCGCGCCCGGCGAGCTTGTCGACGCGTCGCGGATCGAGCATCCGGCGGCGCATGTCGCGGTCATCACCTTCGAAGTCGGCTCGCAGGGCTACGCCGCGCTGGCGCGCAATCACGCCGAACTGATCGCGGGCGGCCTCGCCGTTTTCCTCGAAAGCGGCCTGCCCTCGGACGTCGCTTTGCTGTCGACCATTCCGGCATCGACCTTCGGCGGCCTCTGCGCGACGCTGATGCCCTGGCTGTTGAGCGGCGGCACTTTGCATCTGCATCACGGCTTCGACGAAGAGGCTTTCGCGGCGCAGTGCGCGGCCGTTGACGGCGGCGCGCTTGTCGTGCCGGGCCCGGTTCTCACACCGCTGGCCGAGACGGGAGAGTTGGAAGGGTTCTGGCACGTCCTGTCGCTGTGGCGCACGCCGGAGCGCATGGCGACGGCGACGCCCTGGGAAGGCGCGGCGGCCGTGACCGACATCGCCTGTTTCGGCGATATCGCGGTCTGCGCCGGCAGGCGCGGCGATGACGGTATGCCTGCCGCCATCCCGCTCGGCGTGGTGCATGCGCCGCGCGGTGCCGGCCGCGGCCCGACGGTCCTTGAGACGATGCGCACCAAAGCCGGCACTTTGGCGGTCCGAGGGACCATGGTGCCCAAGGCGGCCTTCCCGCCCGGCATCGAGGGAAGCGGGAGCGCGTTCTTCGCGCCCGAAGAAGATGGCTTCGTGCGCACGGGCTTTATCTGCCGGCCCACCGAGGACGGCGAGAGCGTTGTCATCACCGGCACCGCCGACGGCTTGGCGAGTGTCGGCGGCTACAGCTTCCGCGCCGCCGAGATCGAGGCGCGGGTGGTGAAAGTGGACGCGCAGGCCACGCTGACGACGGTGCCGGACGCCCTGCTCGGCCAGCGCCTCGCCGGCCATGGCCGCGATCGTACCAGCGCTTTCCTGCAGGCTTTGGGCTTCAACCCGCTTGTGTCCGGTGCCTTCCGCCGGCGCAAGACGGCGGACGCCGCCTGA
- a CDS encoding invasion associated locus B family protein, whose translation MDHRIASARPLGRALTVTLAAAGLLAVAAPGAFAQAQKPPAGRPAAPAAQPQQPAQAPQQQAGDQPQLMYSPWMKVCGKGPDTGGKQVCVVTKDGRLENGMPVAIVQLFEPEGEQKVLRITVPLGMQLAHGTRVIIDQNQPQQSPYKICFPVGCMADYPVTDDLIAKMKKGQNIVVQAINMQGTPISLPLPLNDFAKAYDGPPTDPKAFEEQQRKLQEELQKKADEARKKLEGAQGSAAPAAPAAPAQKK comes from the coding sequence ATGGATCATCGGATCGCATCGGCCCGGCCGCTGGGTCGGGCGTTGACCGTCACTTTGGCTGCCGCCGGCCTTCTGGCCGTCGCCGCGCCGGGTGCATTTGCTCAGGCGCAGAAGCCGCCGGCGGGCCGCCCCGCGGCACCGGCCGCGCAGCCACAGCAGCCCGCTCAAGCGCCGCAGCAACAGGCCGGCGATCAGCCGCAGCTGATGTACTCGCCCTGGATGAAGGTCTGCGGCAAGGGTCCGGACACCGGCGGCAAGCAGGTCTGCGTCGTCACCAAGGACGGCCGTCTCGAAAACGGCATGCCGGTCGCGATCGTGCAGCTCTTCGAGCCGGAAGGCGAGCAGAAGGTGCTGCGGATTACCGTTCCGCTCGGCATGCAGCTCGCGCACGGCACACGCGTGATCATCGACCAGAACCAGCCGCAGCAGTCGCCCTACAAGATCTGCTTCCCGGTCGGCTGCATGGCCGATTATCCGGTCACCGACGATCTGATCGCCAAGATGAAGAAGGGTCAGAACATCGTCGTTCAGGCGATCAACATGCAGGGCACGCCGATCAGCCTGCCGCTGCCGCTGAACGATTTCGCCAAGGCTTATGACGGTCCGCCGACCGATCCGAAGGCGTTCGAAGAGCAGCAGCGCAAGCTGCAGGAAGAGCTGCAGAAGAAAGCCGACGAAGCGCGCAAGAAGCTGGAAGGCGCGCAGGGTTCCGCCGCCCCGGCTGCGCCGGCGGCTCCCGCGCAGAAGAAGTAA
- a CDS encoding extracellular solute-binding protein, with protein MHGAPAWPSDFSAPTYANPAAPKGGQLVQGVLGTFDSLNPFIVKGIPAAYMRGYVIESLLARGYDEPFTLYGLLAESVETDDARTYVTFRLNPAARFADGRPVTPADIIFSWETLRDRGRPNFRLYYAKASKVEALDERTVRFDLSAADDRELPLIIGLMPIIAKHAVDPATFEDTSFTPLLGSGPYTVSAVRPGESVTFKRNPNYWGRDLPINRGLWNFDQIRVDYYRDGNTHFEAFKKGLYDVRVETDPGRWRTAYDFPALRDGRALKEEFPYGLPKGMQGLTFNTRRPLFADVRVREALLQLFDFEWINHTYFFDLYKRTASYFDGCDLSAHGHPANARERELLAPFPGTVRDDIMQGTWAPPVTDGSGRDRSTLRRAFALFAEAGYALKGTELVHKASGRPFSFEILTTTRDQERLALAYSRSLKRAGIEARVRTVDATQFERRRIAFDFDMMEYRWEQSLSPGNEQFFYWGSAAADQQGSRNYMGVKSKAVDTMIAAMLSATTREDFVAATRALDRVLLSGFYVIPLYYPPVQWVARWSKIAHPERTSLFGYLPETWWAKGAVQ; from the coding sequence ATGCACGGCGCGCCGGCTTGGCCCTCGGACTTTTCCGCGCCGACTTACGCCAATCCGGCGGCGCCGAAAGGCGGCCAGCTCGTTCAAGGCGTGCTCGGTACATTTGACAGTCTCAATCCGTTCATCGTGAAGGGCATCCCGGCCGCCTATATGCGCGGCTATGTGATCGAGAGCCTGCTTGCGCGCGGCTATGACGAGCCGTTCACGCTCTATGGATTGCTGGCCGAGAGCGTCGAGACGGACGACGCGCGGACCTACGTCACGTTTCGGCTCAACCCCGCGGCACGCTTTGCCGACGGCAGACCGGTGACGCCGGCCGACATCATCTTTTCCTGGGAGACCTTGCGCGATCGCGGCCGCCCCAACTTCCGGCTCTATTATGCCAAGGCGAGCAAGGTGGAAGCGCTCGACGAGCGCACCGTGCGCTTCGATCTGTCGGCCGCGGACGATCGCGAACTGCCGCTGATCATCGGGCTGATGCCGATCATCGCGAAACATGCCGTCGATCCGGCGACGTTCGAGGATACGAGCTTTACGCCCCTCCTCGGCAGCGGTCCTTACACGGTGAGCGCCGTGCGGCCCGGCGAGAGCGTGACCTTCAAGCGCAACCCGAACTATTGGGGCCGCGATCTGCCGATCAACCGCGGCCTGTGGAATTTCGATCAGATCCGCGTCGATTACTATCGCGACGGCAACACGCATTTCGAAGCCTTCAAGAAAGGTCTCTACGACGTGCGTGTCGAGACTGATCCCGGGCGCTGGCGGACGGCTTACGATTTTCCCGCGCTGCGGGATGGCCGCGCGCTCAAGGAGGAATTCCCCTACGGTCTGCCCAAGGGCATGCAGGGCCTCACCTTCAACACGCGCCGGCCGCTCTTTGCCGATGTGCGCGTGCGCGAGGCCTTGCTCCAACTCTTCGATTTCGAGTGGATCAATCACACCTATTTCTTCGATCTCTATAAGCGCACGGCCAGCTATTTCGACGGCTGCGATCTCTCCGCCCACGGCCATCCGGCGAATGCGCGTGAGCGCGAACTGCTCGCGCCGTTCCCCGGCACGGTGCGCGACGACATCATGCAGGGCACCTGGGCGCCGCCGGTGACCGACGGCTCGGGACGCGACCGTTCGACGTTACGGCGGGCCTTCGCGTTGTTCGCCGAGGCAGGCTACGCCCTCAAAGGCACCGAACTCGTGCACAAGGCAAGCGGCCGGCCTTTCAGTTTCGAAATCCTCACGACGACGCGCGATCAGGAGCGGCTCGCGCTCGCTTATAGCCGCAGCCTCAAGCGTGCCGGCATCGAGGCGCGAGTGCGCACGGTGGACGCGACGCAATTCGAGCGGCGGCGCATCGCCTTCGATTTCGACATGATGGAATATCGTTGGGAGCAATCGCTCTCCCCCGGCAACGAACAGTTCTTCTATTGGGGCTCGGCGGCGGCCGATCAACAAGGCAGCCGCAATTACATGGGCGTCAAATCGAAAGCCGTGGACACCATGATCGCCGCGATGCTCAGCGCCACGACGCGCGAGGACTTCGTCGCGGCGACGCGCGCGCTCGATCGCGTGCTGCTGTCGGGCTTCTATGTAATCCCGCTTTACTATCCGCCGGTGCAATGGGTCGCGCGCTGGTCGAAGATCGCGCATCCCGAGCGCACGTCGCTGTTCGGCTATTTGCCGGAGACGTGGTGGGCGAAGGGGGCCGTGCAATGA
- a CDS encoding HpcH/HpaI aldolase/citrate lyase family protein — protein MKLPRQFFAPLAIGAPAPLRELPVRLERMIHFVPPHMEKLRARVPEMVKQVDVVLGNLEDAIPVEAKAAARAGFIAMAKATDFGATGLWTRINALNSPWVLDDVTEIVGAVGDKLDVIMLPKVDGPWDIHYLDQLLAQLEARHQIKKPILIHAILETAQGVNNVEAIASASPRMHGMSLGPADLAASRAMKTTRVGGGHPEYKVLADAAPATPDAPRAAYQQDLWHYTTAKMVDACAAAGIKAFYGPFGDFADLAACEAQFRNAFLMGCLGAWTLHPSQIAIAKNVFSPDPAEVAFAKKIVEAMPDGAGAVMIDGKMQDDATWKQAKVLLDLAKLVAAKDPEMGARYGL, from the coding sequence GTGAAGCTTCCCCGCCAGTTTTTCGCCCCCCTCGCCATCGGCGCCCCGGCCCCCTTGCGTGAGCTGCCGGTGCGGCTGGAGCGCATGATCCACTTCGTGCCGCCGCACATGGAAAAGCTGCGGGCGCGCGTGCCGGAGATGGTCAAACAGGTCGACGTGGTGCTCGGCAACCTCGAAGACGCCATCCCGGTCGAGGCCAAGGCGGCTGCCCGGGCCGGCTTCATCGCGATGGCGAAGGCGACCGATTTCGGCGCCACCGGGCTGTGGACGCGCATCAACGCGCTCAATTCGCCCTGGGTGCTGGACGACGTGACCGAGATCGTCGGCGCCGTCGGCGACAAGCTCGACGTCATCATGCTGCCCAAGGTCGATGGGCCGTGGGACATCCACTATCTCGATCAGTTGCTGGCGCAGCTCGAGGCGCGCCACCAGATCAAGAAGCCGATCCTCATCCACGCCATCCTGGAGACGGCGCAGGGCGTCAATAATGTCGAGGCGATCGCGTCGGCGTCGCCGCGCATGCACGGCATGAGCCTCGGCCCGGCCGACCTTGCCGCCTCGCGGGCGATGAAGACGACGCGCGTCGGCGGCGGACACCCGGAGTACAAGGTCCTGGCCGATGCCGCACCGGCTACGCCCGACGCCCCCCGCGCCGCCTATCAGCAGGATCTCTGGCACTACACCACCGCCAAGATGGTCGACGCCTGCGCCGCCGCTGGCATCAAGGCCTTCTACGGCCCATTCGGCGATTTCGCCGACCTCGCCGCCTGCGAGGCCCAATTCCGCAATGCCTTCCTCATGGGGTGCCTGGGCGCCTGGACGCTGCACCCGTCGCAGATCGCCATCGCCAAGAACGTATTCTCGCCCGATCCGGCCGAGGTCGCCTTCGCCAAGAAGATCGTCGAGGCCATGCCCGACGGCGCGGGCGCCGTCATGATCGACGGCAAGATGCAGGACGACGCCACCTGGAAACAGGCCAAGGTGTTGCTGGACCTCGCTAAATTGGTCGCGGCCAAGGACCCGGAGATGGGCGCGCGATATGGGCTGTAG
- a CDS encoding AEC family transporter — protein MLDVVNLALPFFGLILVGFVCGKLKQIPDTALGWMNFFIIYVTLPALFFRILAQTPLEQLARIEFVIATTLSTFCAFVISFAIGMALRHRSIAEATIAGLAGGYGNIGYMGPGLALATLGAQAAGPVALIFCFDTLLLFSLVPFMMALANPQQSSIGATAFDVLKRIVTHPLVLSTAAGVASAAIHFEPPVALDRLLQFLQNAAAPCALFTLGVTVALRPLKKMPWEVPFLVLVKLTLHPVIVFVMLSVFGPFDKTWIDAAVLMAALPPALNVFVFARQYDTWVEQASSAVLIGTLVSVVTLTSVMWLVKTHNLPPLLW, from the coding sequence ATGCTCGACGTCGTCAATTTAGCGCTGCCGTTCTTCGGCCTGATCCTCGTCGGTTTCGTCTGCGGCAAGCTCAAGCAAATCCCGGACACGGCGCTGGGTTGGATGAATTTCTTCATCATCTACGTCACGCTGCCGGCGCTGTTCTTCCGCATCCTGGCGCAGACGCCGCTGGAGCAGCTTGCCCGCATCGAGTTCGTCATCGCGACCACGCTCTCGACCTTCTGCGCCTTCGTCATTTCCTTCGCGATCGGCATGGCGCTGCGCCACCGCAGCATCGCGGAGGCGACCATTGCGGGCCTTGCCGGCGGCTACGGCAATATCGGCTACATGGGGCCGGGTCTCGCGCTGGCGACGCTCGGCGCGCAGGCGGCCGGACCCGTGGCGCTGATCTTCTGCTTCGACACACTGCTGCTGTTCTCGCTGGTGCCGTTCATGATGGCGCTCGCCAATCCGCAGCAGTCGAGCATCGGCGCCACCGCCTTCGACGTGCTCAAGCGCATCGTCACGCATCCGCTGGTGCTGTCGACGGCCGCCGGCGTGGCGTCGGCGGCGATCCATTTCGAGCCGCCGGTCGCGCTCGACCGCCTCCTGCAGTTCTTGCAGAATGCCGCCGCGCCCTGCGCGCTGTTCACCTTGGGCGTCACCGTGGCGCTGCGACCGCTGAAGAAGATGCCGTGGGAAGTGCCGTTCCTGGTGCTGGTGAAACTCACGCTGCACCCGGTCATCGTTTTCGTGATGCTGTCCGTGTTCGGCCCGTTCGACAAGACCTGGATCGACGCCGCGGTGCTGATGGCGGCGCTGCCGCCGGCGCTCAATGTGTTCGTGTTCGCGCGCCAATACGACACCTGGGTCGAGCAGGCGTCGAGCGCGGTGCTGATCGGCACCTTGGTGTCGGTCGTGACGCTCACCAGCGTCATGTGGCTGGTGAAGACGCATAACCTGCCGCCCTTGTTGTGGTGA
- a CDS encoding DsbA family oxidoreductase — protein sequence MSDRPPVRIDVVSDVVCPWCFIGKRRLEQAIALKPDIPVEVHWRPYFLNDWIPREGISREQYLTTKFGSPAAYKDIAQRVAAAAAQEGLVYAIDKISSQPNTIDAHRLIRWASGIGKAADMKQRLMDLYFTEGADLTNEAVLVQAAADIGLDPEDVRAALNSELDVEEVTREAETAKEAGIQGVPCFIFGGRFAVSGAQSPEYLAEAIERIARAEAAE from the coding sequence ATGTCCGACCGTCCGCCTGTCCGCATCGATGTCGTGTCCGATGTGGTCTGCCCGTGGTGCTTCATCGGCAAACGCCGGCTGGAACAGGCGATCGCCTTGAAGCCGGACATTCCGGTCGAGGTGCATTGGCGGCCGTATTTCCTCAATGACTGGATTCCGCGCGAGGGCATCTCGCGCGAGCAATACCTCACCACCAAGTTCGGCTCGCCGGCCGCCTACAAGGACATCGCCCAGCGCGTCGCGGCCGCCGCCGCGCAGGAAGGGCTCGTCTATGCGATCGACAAGATCAGCAGCCAGCCGAACACGATCGACGCGCACCGGCTGATCCGTTGGGCGTCGGGCATCGGCAAGGCCGCCGACATGAAGCAGCGGCTGATGGATCTCTATTTCACGGAAGGCGCCGACCTCACCAACGAGGCGGTGCTGGTCCAGGCCGCGGCCGACATCGGTCTCGATCCGGAAGACGTGCGCGCCGCGCTCAACAGCGAGCTGGATGTCGAAGAGGTGACACGGGAAGCCGAAACGGCCAAGGAGGCCGGCATCCAGGGCGTGCCCTGTTTCATCTTCGGCGGACGCTTCGCCGTTTCCGGCGCGCAGTCACCGGAGTATCTCGCCGAGGCGATCGAGCGCATCGCGCGCGCGGAAGCCGCCGAATAA
- the hspQ gene encoding heat shock protein HspQ — protein MSKMRNAKFNIGQVVKHRLFSFRGVIFDIDPVFNNTEEWWESIPAEIRPSKDQPFYHLYAENDETEYVAYVSEQNLLPDNSGKPVRHPDIADVFDWDDDGGYIPRDSQLH, from the coding sequence ATGAGCAAGATGCGCAACGCCAAGTTCAATATCGGTCAGGTGGTCAAGCACCGCCTGTTCTCGTTCCGTGGCGTGATTTTCGACATCGATCCGGTGTTCAACAACACCGAGGAGTGGTGGGAGTCCATTCCGGCGGAGATCCGGCCGAGCAAGGACCAGCCGTTCTATCATCTGTATGCCGAGAACGACGAGACGGAATACGTCGCCTACGTCTCGGAGCAGAACCTGCTGCCCGACAATTCCGGCAAGCCGGTCCGTCATCCCGATATCGCCGACGTCTTCGATTGGGACGATGACGGCGGCTACATCCCGCGCGACAGCCAGCTGCATTGA
- a CDS encoding GGDEF domain-containing protein, whose amino-acid sequence MSLQGPLVVVAEVPAPDVVEALGAAGAFPIVEANWADAPTAFVSVKPAAVVIAEPGPAPSEAAARMLCLQIATAQGPIVPTVALCDAGSEPALPIALPADISLPRAHLVRRLQSALRVRALHETVLRRLELFVSEGGNSLGLPEHDALEDATVLIAGRGPLYPGLSVAMGERVKMIGALSVETAARHLNARDISGIVVGDGFSPRMVEAFLTVLAQDTRFRDIPVAVIGDVSRTFADVLPNIDHVDGDPARLVARMMPLVRLYAFEERLKRMLKSLEAGGLFDPETGLHAPEAFCQDLAQAIEAAADRSQALSIARFAFEGMPDARAGLDTARLVTKLIRDIDFATRDEDGAILIAFTHTDLRAAHVVVRRIASALKNAMGGAVRDTVITNVTLATLKTGDTIDSLMQRVMGSRMVAAE is encoded by the coding sequence ATGTCGCTGCAGGGTCCGCTGGTCGTCGTCGCCGAGGTGCCGGCGCCGGATGTTGTTGAAGCCTTGGGCGCCGCTGGCGCTTTCCCCATTGTCGAAGCCAATTGGGCCGACGCGCCGACCGCCTTCGTGTCGGTGAAGCCCGCGGCCGTGGTGATCGCCGAGCCCGGCCCGGCGCCGAGCGAGGCGGCGGCCCGCATGCTCTGCCTGCAGATCGCGACCGCCCAGGGACCGATCGTGCCGACGGTGGCGCTGTGCGATGCCGGCAGCGAGCCGGCGCTGCCGATCGCGCTGCCCGCCGATATCTCGCTGCCGCGCGCGCATCTGGTGCGCCGCCTGCAATCGGCGCTGCGCGTGCGCGCGTTGCACGAGACCGTGCTGCGCCGGCTCGAATTGTTCGTCTCCGAAGGCGGCAATTCGCTCGGCCTGCCGGAGCACGATGCACTCGAAGACGCGACCGTGCTGATCGCCGGCCGCGGCCCGCTTTATCCGGGACTCAGCGTCGCCATGGGCGAACGCGTTAAGATGATCGGTGCGCTGAGCGTCGAAACCGCGGCCCGGCATCTCAACGCCCGCGACATCAGCGGCATCGTCGTCGGCGACGGCTTCTCGCCGCGCATGGTAGAGGCTTTCCTCACCGTGCTCGCGCAGGACACGCGCTTCCGCGATATTCCGGTGGCGGTGATCGGCGACGTCTCGCGCACGTTCGCCGACGTGCTGCCGAACATCGATCACGTCGACGGCGACCCGGCGCGTCTCGTCGCGCGCATGATGCCGCTGGTGCGGCTCTATGCCTTCGAGGAACGCCTCAAGCGCATGCTGAAGTCGCTCGAAGCCGGCGGCCTGTTCGATCCCGAGACAGGCCTGCATGCGCCGGAGGCCTTCTGCCAGGATCTCGCGCAGGCGATCGAGGCCGCGGCCGACCGCAGCCAGGCGTTGTCGATCGCGCGCTTCGCGTTCGAAGGCATGCCCGACGCGCGCGCCGGCCTGGACACGGCGCGGCTGGTGACGAAGCTCATTCGCGATATCGACTTCGCGACGCGCGACGAAGACGGCGCGATCCTGATCGCCTTCACGCACACCGATCTGCGCGCGGCCCATGTGGTCGTGCGCCGCATTGCCAGCGCGCTCAAGAACGCCATGGGCGGTGCCGTGCGCGATACCGTCATCACCAATGTGACGCTCGCCACGCTGAAAACCGGTGATACCATCGACAGCCTGATGCAGCGCGTCATGGGCAGCCGCATGGTTGCGGCCGAGTAG